A part of Chitinimonas koreensis genomic DNA contains:
- a CDS encoding 4Fe-4S binding protein, with translation MTTGGARLTRAGLWLRRHGGAIRAVQWAVVAVYAILLVLPALLPLPPAEAGLLDHLAGWAQLAFWGLWWPGVIASMLLLGRSWCGLLCPEGMLSEWASGHGRGRRAPAWLKWPGWPLAAFVLTTVYGQLVSVYQYPRPALLVLGGSTAAAMAVGYLYGRNKRVWCRYLCPVGGVFGLLARLAPLHYEVDRAAWDARPARSATPIPLIPVNCAPLIDIRRMDSASQCHQCGRCAGQRGAVHLAARPPGREIARLRPEQAQPWEVALLLYGLIGVAVGAFGWSGSRGFVAVRQALAGWLVEREAGLGLLADDAPWWLLTHYPALNDSFTWLDGLLIVGYIAAVALALGSALWLCLGWAARRLDADWRPRRLQLAYSLTPLAGLGLFVGLSATSLSQLRGLGYPLHGQSTLQAGLLALGLAWSLGLAWRQMADRRPAQRLAALSMLVPALVLVGAAWRPLLHI, from the coding sequence ATGACCACCGGCGGCGCCCGGCTGACCCGGGCCGGACTCTGGCTGCGCCGCCACGGCGGCGCGATCCGCGCCGTGCAGTGGGCCGTCGTCGCCGTCTACGCGATCCTGCTGGTGCTGCCGGCGCTGTTGCCGCTACCGCCGGCCGAGGCCGGCCTGCTCGATCACCTGGCCGGCTGGGCGCAGCTGGCGTTCTGGGGCCTGTGGTGGCCCGGTGTGATCGCCTCGATGCTGCTGCTCGGGCGCAGCTGGTGCGGCCTGCTGTGCCCCGAGGGCATGCTGTCGGAGTGGGCCAGCGGCCACGGCCGCGGCCGCCGCGCGCCGGCCTGGCTCAAGTGGCCGGGCTGGCCGCTGGCGGCCTTCGTGCTCACCACCGTCTACGGCCAGTTGGTCAGCGTCTATCAATATCCGCGGCCGGCGCTGCTGGTGCTGGGCGGCTCCACCGCCGCGGCGATGGCGGTGGGCTACCTGTACGGCCGCAACAAGCGCGTCTGGTGCCGCTACCTGTGCCCGGTCGGCGGCGTGTTCGGCCTGCTGGCCCGGCTGGCGCCGCTGCATTACGAGGTCGACCGCGCCGCCTGGGATGCCCGGCCGGCGCGCTCGGCCACGCCGATCCCGCTCATCCCGGTCAATTGCGCGCCGCTGATCGACATCCGCCGCATGGACAGCGCCAGCCAGTGCCACCAGTGCGGCCGCTGCGCCGGCCAGCGCGGCGCGGTGCACCTGGCGGCCCGCCCGCCCGGCCGCGAGATCGCCCGGCTGCGGCCCGAGCAGGCGCAGCCGTGGGAAGTGGCGCTGCTGCTGTACGGCCTGATCGGCGTCGCGGTCGGCGCCTTCGGCTGGAGCGGCAGCCGCGGCTTCGTGGCGGTGCGGCAGGCGCTGGCCGGCTGGCTGGTCGAGCGCGAGGCCGGCCTGGGCCTGCTGGCCGACGACGCGCCGTGGTGGCTGCTCACCCACTACCCGGCGCTCAACGACAGCTTCACCTGGCTCGACGGCCTGCTGATCGTCGGCTACATCGCGGCGGTCGCGCTGGCGCTGGGCAGCGCGCTGTGGCTGTGCCTGGGCTGGGCCGCGCGCCGGCTCGACGCCGACTGGCGGCCGCGGCGGCTGCAACTGGCCTACAGCCTGACGCCGCTGGCCGGGCTGGGGCTGTTCGTCGGCCTGTCCGCCACCAGCCTGAGCCAGTTGCGCGGCCTCGGTTACCCGCTGCACGGCCAGTCGACGCTGCAGGCCGGCCTGCTGGCGCTCGGCCTGGCGTGGAGCCTGGGGCTGGCCTGGCGGCAGATGGCGGACCGGCGCCCGGCGCAACGGCTGGCGGCGCTGTCGATGCTGGTGCCGGCGCTGGTGCTGGTCGGGGCGGCGTGGCGGCCTCTGCTGCATATCTAG
- a CDS encoding FTR1 family iron permease, which yields MIQALFVLWRESAEALLVIGILHAWLRRHGDARHALRWLWAGVAAGCGLSALFAAALLGLFASLAGEALEWVQLGMMLLASGLIVHMAVWMRRQGPQLRRSLETGLAGRAGPGVALLAALAVAREGSETVVFLYGLGLERLPVGQLALTLLLGLALAAATYWLLQHGGRRLQWRTFFRISETLLLLLGGALLLAAVEKLTMLGHLPTLVDELWDSSWLLDDGGDFGRLLAGFTGYRTHPALSPLLALAGYWLLALAWLRRSSRA from the coding sequence ATGATCCAGGCCCTGTTCGTCCTCTGGCGCGAATCCGCCGAAGCCCTGCTGGTGATCGGCATCCTGCACGCCTGGCTGCGCCGGCACGGCGACGCGCGCCACGCGCTGCGCTGGCTGTGGGCCGGCGTGGCGGCCGGCTGCGGCCTGTCGGCGCTGTTCGCCGCCGCCCTGCTCGGCCTGTTCGCCAGCCTGGCCGGCGAGGCGCTCGAGTGGGTCCAGCTCGGCATGATGCTGCTGGCCAGCGGCCTGATCGTGCACATGGCGGTATGGATGCGGCGGCAGGGTCCGCAACTGCGGCGCTCGCTCGAAACCGGCCTGGCGGGCCGGGCCGGGCCGGGCGTCGCGCTGCTGGCGGCGCTGGCGGTGGCGCGCGAGGGCAGCGAGACGGTGGTGTTCCTCTACGGCCTGGGCCTCGAGCGGCTGCCGGTAGGCCAGCTGGCGCTCACGCTGCTGCTGGGCCTGGCGCTGGCGGCGGCGACCTACTGGCTGCTGCAGCACGGTGGCCGCCGGCTGCAGTGGCGCACCTTCTTCCGCATCAGCGAAACGCTGCTGCTGCTGCTGGGCGGCGCGCTGCTGCTGGCCGCGGTCGAGAAGCTGACCATGCTGGGCCATCTGCCCACCCTGGTCGACGAGCTGTGGGACAGCAGCTGGCTGCTCGACGACGGCGGCGACTTCGGCCGCCTGCTGGCCGGCTTCACTGGCTACCGCACCCATCCGGCGCTGAGCCCGCTGCTGGCGCTGGCCGGCTACTGGCTGCTGGCGCTCGCCTGGCTACGGCGCTCGAGCCGGGCATGA
- a CDS encoding cupredoxin domain-containing protein — MPILRALLPALVAAAAAAAELPTYTVTAAGGRLSPARQVAPAGQRIKLVLINAGPGPVEFENLRLRVEKVLAPGARSFVVLNPLKPGDYAFIDEFHPGGGQYVLSLQ; from the coding sequence ATGCCCATCCTGCGCGCCCTCCTGCCGGCACTGGTCGCCGCGGCCGCCGCCGCGGCCGAGCTGCCCACCTACACCGTCACCGCGGCCGGCGGCCGGCTCAGCCCGGCGCGCCAGGTCGCGCCGGCCGGCCAGCGCATCAAGCTGGTGCTGATCAACGCCGGTCCCGGCCCGGTCGAGTTCGAGAACCTGCGGCTGCGGGTCGAGAAGGTGCTGGCGCCGGGCGCGCGCTCCTTCGTGGTGCTCAATCCGCTCAAGCCCGGCGACTACGCCTTCATCGACGAATTCCATCCCGGCGGCGGCCAGTACGTGCTGTCGCTGCAATGA
- a CDS encoding iron transporter, with amino-acid sequence MSRPLVRLLPLAMLLLHGAAQALEHPIGRPQTGGGLEVAAVYLQPIRMEPAGMMRPAAESDIHLEADIHALADNANGFPEGSWVPGLTVQYQLSRDGKPVADGDMHAMVASDGPHYGDNVKLAGPGKYLLTLKVLPPGTGGAHFGRHVDKETGVAAWFAPFTLKYPFIFAGTGKKGGY; translated from the coding sequence ATGAGCCGCCCCCTCGTCCGCCTGCTTCCGCTCGCCATGCTGCTGCTGCACGGCGCCGCCCAGGCGCTGGAACATCCGATCGGCAGGCCGCAGACCGGCGGCGGGCTGGAGGTCGCCGCGGTCTATCTGCAGCCGATCCGGATGGAGCCGGCCGGCATGATGCGGCCGGCGGCCGAGTCGGACATCCACCTCGAGGCCGACATCCACGCACTGGCCGACAACGCCAACGGCTTCCCCGAAGGCAGCTGGGTGCCCGGCCTGACAGTGCAGTACCAGCTGAGCCGCGACGGCAAGCCGGTCGCCGACGGCGACATGCACGCCATGGTGGCCAGCGACGGGCCGCACTACGGCGACAACGTCAAGCTGGCCGGGCCGGGCAAGTACCTGCTCACGCTGAAGGTGCTGCCGCCCGGCACCGGCGGCGCCCATTTTGGCCGCCACGTCGACAAGGAGACCGGCGTGGCCGCCTGGTTCGCGCCGTTCACGCTGAAATACCCCTTCATATTCGCCGGCACCGGCAAGAAGGGCGGCTACTAG
- a CDS encoding putative zinc-binding protein translates to MNPLERPLVYACSGCSSVAQLANDLAIALDRQGEAEMSCISGVGGGVPMLVKLARSGRPILALDGCALACVAACLGNAGVQPDVHLVLNRLGAKKRYHSDCADEERQAVWLTVSSAARDLRRVAGRGAEGVRAGEPASMAAVPVVPVAAGYDSAG, encoded by the coding sequence ATGAATCCGCTCGAACGTCCGCTCGTCTATGCCTGTTCCGGCTGCTCCAGCGTGGCGCAGCTGGCCAACGACCTCGCCATCGCGCTCGATCGCCAGGGCGAGGCCGAGATGTCCTGCATCAGCGGGGTCGGCGGCGGTGTGCCGATGCTGGTGAAGCTGGCCCGCAGCGGCCGGCCGATCCTGGCGCTCGACGGCTGTGCGCTGGCCTGCGTGGCGGCCTGCCTGGGCAATGCCGGCGTGCAGCCGGACGTGCATCTGGTGCTGAACCGGCTCGGCGCCAAAAAGCGCTATCACAGCGACTGCGCCGACGAGGAGCGGCAGGCGGTGTGGCTGACAGTCAGCTCCGCTGCGCGCGATCTACGGCGGGTGGCGGGCAGGGGAGCGGAGGGTGTACGGGCAGGGGAGCCTGCGTCGATGGCGGCTGTGCCCGTTGTGCCGGTGGCGGCGGGGTACGACAGCGCGGGCTGA
- the ubiT gene encoding ubiquinone anaerobic biosynthesis accessory factor UbiT, whose amino-acid sequence MKLPRPPAALVRLGRRLPPPVLSLHFAAGLALAHRLGWLRPPAELDGRRFAIELTGLGLRIPFRCRGGAFRPDWGGGAADLELGAEAADFLGLLRGETDADTLFFQRRLRIGGDTELGLIVKNWLDAAERPAWLMP is encoded by the coding sequence ATGAAGCTGCCCCGTCCGCCCGCCGCGCTGGTCCGGTTGGGCCGCCGCCTGCCGCCGCCTGTTCTGTCGCTGCATTTCGCCGCCGGCCTCGCGCTGGCGCACCGGCTCGGCTGGCTGCGGCCGCCGGCCGAGCTCGACGGCCGCCGCTTCGCCATCGAGCTGACCGGCCTCGGCCTGCGCATTCCGTTCCGCTGCCGCGGCGGCGCCTTCCGGCCCGACTGGGGCGGCGGCGCGGCCGATCTCGAGCTCGGCGCCGAGGCGGCCGACTTCCTCGGCCTGCTGCGCGGCGAGACCGACGCCGACACGCTGTTCTTCCAGCGCCGGCTACGGATCGGCGGCGACACCGAGCTGGGACTGATCGTGAAGAACTGGCTGGACGCCGCCGAGCGGCCGGCCTGGCTGATGCCCTGA
- a CDS encoding U32 family peptidase, translating into MEMTACRIALGPLLYYWPRQAVLDFYAAAARSAADIVYLGETVCSRRHELRPADWLALAGDLRAAGKTVLLSSPTLVESVAEIGQIRRLAAQADYPVEVGEVGAIRALGGRPFVAGPHLNAYHGATLAWLAGQGAIRFVAPLELDRAGLAALLAEKPAGLEAEAMVWGRMPLAFSARCFTARHFHLRKDECGFRCIDYPDGLDLRTQEAGEFLAINGIQTQSAQCLDLLAQAAELAALGVAVWRVSPQSQCTLEAVAALDRVRRGEPAGTVSPPPGIGRCNGYWHGRAGIAWQEAA; encoded by the coding sequence ATGGAAATGACCGCCTGCAGGATCGCGCTCGGCCCGCTGCTGTACTACTGGCCCCGCCAGGCGGTGCTCGATTTCTATGCCGCCGCGGCGCGGAGCGCGGCCGACATCGTCTACCTCGGCGAGACCGTGTGCAGCCGCCGCCACGAGCTGCGGCCGGCCGACTGGCTGGCGCTGGCCGGCGACCTGCGCGCCGCCGGCAAGACCGTGCTGCTGTCCAGCCCGACCCTGGTCGAATCGGTTGCCGAGATCGGCCAGATCCGCCGGCTGGCAGCCCAGGCCGACTATCCGGTCGAGGTCGGCGAGGTCGGCGCGATCCGCGCGCTCGGCGGCCGGCCCTTCGTCGCCGGCCCGCACCTGAACGCCTATCACGGCGCCACGCTGGCCTGGCTGGCCGGGCAGGGCGCCATCCGCTTCGTCGCGCCGCTGGAACTCGATCGCGCCGGACTGGCCGCGCTGCTGGCCGAGAAGCCGGCCGGGCTGGAGGCCGAGGCGATGGTGTGGGGCCGCATGCCGCTGGCCTTCTCGGCGCGCTGCTTCACCGCTCGCCACTTCCACCTGCGCAAGGACGAATGCGGCTTCCGCTGCATCGACTACCCGGACGGGCTCGACCTGCGCACCCAGGAGGCCGGCGAATTCCTGGCCATCAACGGCATCCAGACCCAGTCGGCGCAATGCCTCGACCTGCTGGCCCAGGCCGCCGAGCTGGCCGCCTTGGGCGTCGCGGTCTGGCGCGTCAGCCCCCAGTCGCAGTGCACGCTGGAGGCGGTGGCCGCGCTCGACCGGGTGCGCCGCGGCGAACCGGCCGGGACGGTGTCGCCGCCGCCCGGCATCGGCCGCTGCAACGGCTACTGGCACGGCCGCGCCGGCATCGCCTGGCAGGAGGCCGCATGA
- the ubiU gene encoding ubiquinone anaerobic biosynthesis protein UbiU, giving the protein MHTSQPMELVAPAGSLAALKAAFEAGADAVYLGLRNATNARNFAGLNFSEADIRSGVALARKLGRKVLFAINTFPQPGRTHEWRAAVDAAHDLGADAVILADPGLLVYARERYPELRLHLSVQGSATHADAIELMREQFGIRRVVLPRVLTLQEVDRLARQTQVEIEVFGFGSLCVMAEGRCLLSSFATGDSPNNKGVCSPAHAVRWHERDGRLDARLSGILIDRYAPGEPASYPTLCKGRFEVEGRADHALEEPTSLNALALLPRLAEMGVRAIKIEGRQRSPAYVAQVVATLRAALDAAHLAPARYAVKPDWQARLARHAEGSQTTQGAFDRPWK; this is encoded by the coding sequence ATGCACACCTCACAACCCATGGAACTGGTGGCCCCGGCCGGCAGCCTGGCGGCGCTCAAGGCGGCCTTCGAGGCCGGCGCCGACGCGGTCTACCTCGGCCTGCGCAATGCCACCAATGCGCGCAACTTCGCCGGGCTCAACTTCAGCGAGGCCGACATCCGCAGCGGCGTGGCGCTGGCCCGCAAGCTCGGCCGCAAGGTGCTGTTCGCCATCAATACCTTCCCGCAGCCGGGCCGCACCCATGAGTGGCGCGCCGCGGTCGACGCCGCCCACGATCTGGGCGCCGACGCGGTGATCCTGGCCGACCCCGGCCTGCTGGTCTACGCCCGCGAGCGCTATCCCGAGCTGCGGCTGCACCTGTCGGTGCAGGGCTCGGCCACCCATGCCGATGCGATCGAGCTGATGCGCGAGCAGTTCGGCATCCGCCGGGTGGTGCTGCCGCGCGTGCTGACGCTGCAGGAGGTCGACCGGCTGGCGCGGCAGACCCAGGTCGAGATCGAGGTGTTCGGCTTCGGCAGCCTGTGCGTGATGGCCGAGGGCCGCTGCCTGCTGTCCAGCTTCGCCACCGGCGATTCGCCCAACAACAAGGGCGTCTGCTCGCCGGCCCACGCGGTGCGCTGGCACGAGCGCGACGGCCGGCTCGACGCGCGGCTCAGCGGCATCCTGATCGACCGCTACGCGCCCGGCGAGCCGGCCTCCTACCCGACGCTGTGCAAGGGCCGCTTCGAAGTGGAAGGCCGGGCCGACCACGCGCTGGAGGAGCCGACCAGCCTCAACGCGCTGGCGCTGCTGCCGCGGCTGGCCGAGATGGGCGTGCGCGCGATCAAGATCGAAGGCCGCCAGCGCAGCCCGGCCTATGTGGCCCAGGTGGTGGCGACGCTGCGCGCGGCGCTCGATGCCGCCCATCTCGCGCCGGCCCGCTATGCCGTCAAGCCCGACTGGCAGGCCCGCCTGGCGCGCCATGCCGAAGGTTCGCAAACCACCCAGGGAGCGTTCGACCGACCATGGAAATGA
- a CDS encoding hemerythrin domain-containing protein → MTDAIARLIHEHHTCDDLLERVEAAARRADWPAARDHFHEAEQAMLGHFELEEERLFPAFEQATGIVHGPTAVMREEHEAMRDLLENCRSILLLEDAAALQAELDTLFILVQQHNVKEENVLYPLCRARVPGLAALLAEPAPAQPA, encoded by the coding sequence ATGACCGATGCCATCGCCCGCCTGATCCACGAGCACCATACCTGCGACGACCTGCTGGAACGGGTCGAGGCCGCCGCCCGCCGGGCCGACTGGCCGGCCGCGCGCGACCACTTCCATGAGGCCGAGCAGGCCATGCTCGGCCATTTCGAGCTGGAGGAGGAACGGCTGTTCCCGGCCTTCGAGCAGGCCACCGGCATCGTGCACGGCCCGACCGCGGTGATGCGCGAAGAGCACGAAGCCATGCGCGACCTGCTGGAGAACTGCCGCAGCATCCTGCTGCTGGAGGACGCCGCGGCGCTGCAGGCCGAGCTCGACACCCTGTTCATCCTGGTGCAGCAGCACAACGTGAAGGAAGAGAACGTGCTCTACCCGCTGTGCCGCGCGCGGGTGCCGGGGCTGGCGGCGCTGCTGGCCGAGCCGGCGCCGGCCCAGCCGGCATGA
- a CDS encoding YitT family protein, whose protein sequence is MTTAAATASHAWFEDLQALLIGGLFVAVSVLLLREAGLLTGGTAGLAFLGHYLSGQPFGAVFFALNLPCYLFAWRAMGPVFTVKTFAAVSLLSVYSEWLPRFIRLDGLDPAFAAVLAGLLAGTGLLILVRHRASLGGIGVLALYLQDKRGWRAGQLQMAADGLILCGALLALDGRRVLLSVLGAAAMNLVIAVNHRPGRYTAI, encoded by the coding sequence ATGACCACCGCCGCCGCCACCGCTTCCCATGCCTGGTTCGAAGACCTGCAGGCGCTGCTGATCGGCGGCCTGTTCGTGGCCGTGTCGGTGCTGCTGCTGCGCGAGGCCGGCCTGTTGACCGGCGGCACCGCCGGGCTGGCCTTCCTCGGCCACTACCTGAGCGGGCAGCCGTTCGGCGCGGTGTTCTTCGCGCTCAACCTGCCCTGCTACCTGTTCGCCTGGCGCGCCATGGGGCCGGTGTTCACGGTCAAGACCTTCGCCGCGGTGAGCCTCCTGTCGGTCTACAGCGAGTGGCTGCCGCGCTTCATCCGGCTGGACGGGCTCGACCCGGCCTTCGCCGCCGTGCTGGCCGGGCTCCTGGCCGGCACCGGCCTCTTGATCCTGGTGCGCCACCGCGCCAGCCTCGGCGGCATAGGGGTGCTGGCGCTCTACCTGCAGGACAAGCGCGGCTGGCGCGCCGGCCAGCTGCAGATGGCGGCCGACGGCCTGATCCTGTGCGGCGCCTTGCTGGCGCTCGACGGCCGCCGCGTGCTGCTGTCGGTGCTCGGCGCCGCGGCGATGAACCTGGTGATCGCCGTCAACCACCGGCCCGGCCGCTATACGGCGATCTAG
- a CDS encoding response regulator: MTIRILLIDDHSLFRSGVRQLLQRETDLEIVAEAADGVEGVKRAKEFAPDVILLDLNMPGLSGLETLQLLVQDLPDAAVLILTVSEDADELGQALRSGARGYLIKSIEAEALVAAVRRVHRGEPVIADSMTAKLVAQFRAQPAGPAAGAGPAAERDRLTAREREIVQCLARGESNKQIARRLDVAESTVKIHVQNILKKLNLTSRVQVAVYAVEHGIGDGAA, encoded by the coding sequence ATGACCATCCGCATCCTGCTGATCGACGACCACAGCCTGTTCCGCTCCGGCGTGCGCCAGCTGCTGCAGCGCGAGACCGACCTGGAGATCGTGGCCGAGGCGGCCGACGGCGTGGAGGGCGTCAAGCGCGCCAAGGAATTCGCGCCCGACGTGATCCTGCTCGACCTCAACATGCCCGGCCTGTCGGGCCTGGAGACGCTGCAGCTCCTGGTGCAGGACCTGCCCGACGCCGCCGTGCTGATCCTGACCGTGTCGGAGGACGCCGACGAGCTGGGCCAGGCGCTGCGCAGCGGCGCGCGCGGCTACCTGATCAAGAGCATCGAGGCCGAGGCGCTGGTCGCCGCGGTGCGGCGCGTGCACCGCGGCGAGCCGGTGATCGCCGACAGCATGACGGCCAAGCTGGTGGCCCAGTTCCGCGCCCAGCCGGCGGGGCCGGCGGCCGGCGCCGGCCCCGCCGCCGAGCGCGACCGGCTGACTGCGCGCGAACGCGAGATCGTGCAGTGCCTGGCGCGCGGCGAGAGCAACAAGCAGATCGCCCGCCGACTCGACGTGGCCGAGAGCACGGTCAAGATCCACGTCCAGAACATTCTCAAGAAGCTGAACCTGACCAGCCGGGTGCAGGTGGCGGTGTATGCCGTCGAGCACGGCATCGGCGACGGCGCGGCCTAG
- a CDS encoding type IV pili methyl-accepting chemotaxis transducer N-terminal domain-containing protein — protein sequence MNRSGNNPAQAAELPSLRHRLSTRIVASALAALLVVLGMIGWTLWLSWQLEGAGAAINDAGSLRMRASRVGVVLLQAGPVHAAEARDDLAALADTLQQLQRGVPSRPLFLPAGNAIRAQMAQVRQLWQARLQPAAEHALAGGGQADYLAALPGFVAEADALVHMIEVDNAGKTTLLRLSQSVLIGIACIGTLAVIYLLYLWIISPVMQLQDGLRRMAAHEFGVRLPVESRDEFGVLAQGFNRMADELAELYRELEERVQRKTAQLAQQNRELGALYDMAAFLNQPCDIDALCRGFLQRVMRQFDADGGSIRVIDPLGEKLHLVVSEGLSEALEEAEHCMKIDACFCGEATREGVVVIRDFRKLPRQVEYNCAREGFKGLAVFRVVTGDEVLGAFSLHFRGSHEVPAAEAQLLETLGQHLGVALDNRRLGAKARQLAVAEERGLVAQGLHDSIAQGLNFLNLQLQMLDGAVARGDLGEIRFIAPMLRAGVDESYQDVRELLLNFRSKLGQGELRAAVEDTVARFRRQAGIEAALTINELDGAPLPPEQQLQVLFILQEALSNVRKHAQARHVTVQIGNHRDFELTIRDDGRGYDPAEVAGRGERHVGLHIMRERAARLHAVLELDARPGAGASVRLVLPQSERQVA from the coding sequence ATGAATCGATCCGGTAACAACCCGGCCCAGGCCGCGGAGCTGCCCTCGCTGCGGCACCGGCTGTCCACCCGCATCGTCGCCAGCGCGCTGGCGGCGCTGCTGGTGGTGCTCGGCATGATCGGCTGGACGCTGTGGCTGTCCTGGCAGCTCGAAGGCGCCGGCGCCGCCATCAACGACGCCGGCAGCCTGCGCATGCGCGCCAGCCGCGTCGGCGTCGTCCTGCTGCAGGCCGGGCCGGTGCACGCGGCCGAGGCGCGCGACGACCTGGCGGCGCTGGCCGACACCCTGCAGCAGCTGCAGCGCGGCGTGCCGTCGCGGCCGCTGTTCCTGCCGGCCGGCAACGCGATCCGCGCCCAGATGGCGCAGGTGCGGCAGCTGTGGCAGGCCCGCCTGCAGCCGGCCGCCGAGCACGCGCTGGCCGGCGGCGGCCAGGCCGACTACCTGGCCGCGCTGCCCGGCTTCGTCGCCGAGGCCGACGCGCTGGTGCACATGATCGAGGTCGACAACGCCGGCAAGACCACCCTGCTGCGGTTGTCGCAGTCAGTGCTGATCGGCATCGCCTGCATCGGCACGCTGGCTGTGATCTACCTGCTCTACCTGTGGATCATCTCGCCGGTGATGCAGCTGCAGGACGGCCTGCGCCGCATGGCGGCGCACGAATTCGGCGTGCGGCTGCCGGTGGAGAGCCGCGACGAGTTCGGCGTGCTGGCGCAGGGCTTCAACCGCATGGCCGACGAGCTGGCGGAGCTGTACCGCGAGCTGGAGGAGCGGGTGCAGCGCAAGACCGCCCAGCTGGCCCAGCAGAACCGCGAACTCGGCGCGCTGTACGACATGGCCGCCTTCCTCAACCAGCCCTGCGATATCGACGCGCTGTGCCGCGGCTTCCTGCAGCGGGTGATGCGCCAGTTCGACGCCGACGGCGGCAGCATCCGGGTGATCGACCCGCTCGGCGAGAAGCTGCACCTGGTGGTGTCGGAAGGGCTGTCGGAGGCGCTGGAGGAGGCCGAGCACTGCATGAAGATCGACGCTTGCTTCTGCGGCGAGGCGACCCGCGAGGGCGTGGTGGTGATCCGCGACTTCCGCAAGCTGCCGCGCCAGGTCGAGTACAACTGCGCCAGGGAGGGCTTCAAGGGCCTGGCGGTGTTCCGGGTGGTGACCGGCGACGAGGTGCTCGGCGCTTTCTCGCTGCATTTCCGCGGCAGCCACGAGGTGCCGGCGGCCGAGGCGCAGCTGCTGGAGACGCTGGGCCAGCACCTGGGCGTGGCGCTGGACAACCGCCGGCTCGGCGCCAAGGCGCGCCAGCTGGCGGTGGCCGAGGAGCGCGGCCTGGTGGCGCAGGGCCTGCACGACAGCATCGCCCAGGGGCTGAACTTCCTGAACCTGCAATTGCAGATGCTCGACGGCGCGGTGGCGCGCGGCGACCTCGGCGAGATCCGCTTCATCGCGCCGATGCTGCGTGCCGGCGTGGACGAGAGCTACCAGGACGTGCGCGAGCTGCTGCTCAATTTCCGCAGCAAGCTCGGCCAGGGCGAATTGCGCGCCGCGGTCGAGGACACCGTGGCGCGCTTCCGCCGCCAGGCCGGCATCGAGGCGGCGCTGACGATCAACGAGCTCGACGGCGCGCCGCTGCCGCCCGAGCAGCAGCTGCAGGTGCTGTTCATCCTGCAGGAGGCGCTGTCCAATGTGCGCAAGCATGCGCAGGCGCGCCACGTGACGGTGCAGATCGGCAATCATCGCGATTTCGAGCTGACCATCCGCGACGACGGCCGCGGCTACGATCCGGCCGAGGTGGCCGGCCGCGGCGAGCGCCACGTCGGCCTGCACATCATGCGCGAGCGCGCGGCGCGGCTGCATGCCGTGCTGGAGCTCGACGCGCGGCCCGGCGCCGGCGCCAGCGTCCGGCTGGTGCTGCCGCAATCCGAACGCCAAGTCGCCTGA
- a CDS encoding SirB2 family protein has protein sequence MSYLTIRHLHIACALLSIGLFALRGGLALACIDWRRWPPLRWLPHLNDSLLLAAAVSLAWLSGQYPFQQAWLTAKVIALAAYVLLGKRALAPQLPVSRRLAWLAAALACVGYIVAVAVTRSPLPFL, from the coding sequence ATGAGCTACCTCACCATCCGCCACCTGCACATCGCCTGCGCGCTGCTCAGCATCGGCCTGTTCGCCCTGCGCGGCGGGCTGGCGCTGGCCTGCATCGACTGGCGGCGCTGGCCGCCACTGCGCTGGCTGCCGCACCTCAACGATAGCCTGCTGCTGGCCGCCGCGGTCAGCCTGGCCTGGCTCAGCGGCCAGTATCCGTTCCAGCAGGCCTGGCTCACCGCCAAGGTGATCGCGCTGGCGGCCTACGTGCTGCTGGGCAAGCGGGCGCTGGCGCCGCAGCTGCCGGTCTCGCGCCGGCTGGCCTGGCTGGCCGCGGCGCTGGCCTGCGTGGGCTACATCGTCGCGGTGGCGGTGACGCGCAGTCCGCTACCCTTCCTTTGA
- the moaD gene encoding molybdopterin converting factor subunit 1: MTLQTIRILYFARLREAFDLDGEVLALPPGCADVAGLLALLRARGGAWAAELAEGRVFRVAVEQDMARHDTALAAGAEVAIFPPVTGG; encoded by the coding sequence ATGACGCTCCAGACCATCCGCATCCTGTATTTCGCCCGCCTGCGCGAGGCGTTCGACCTCGACGGCGAGGTGCTGGCGCTGCCGCCCGGCTGCGCCGACGTGGCCGGCCTGCTGGCCTTGCTGCGCGCCCGCGGCGGCGCCTGGGCCGCCGAGCTGGCCGAGGGCCGGGTGTTCCGCGTCGCGGTGGAGCAGGACATGGCCAGGCACGACACCGCGCTGGCGGCCGGCGCCGAGGTGGCGATCTTCCCGCCGGTGACCGGCGGCTGA